The Microcoleus sp. FACHB-831 sequence ATAGATACCCATGCGACGGTCGATCATGCAAGCTCCATCGGGAACTAGGAGGGTTGGTTCTCGATCGAAGCGATCGCTAAAGCAGAGTTCTAAAATTAACCTGATGCCTTCTTGGAAGTCGATTCGATGGACTAAATTGGTATTTCCCGTCGCTTTCCAATAAGCCCGCAACAGGAGAATCCACCAGAGGCTAGAATCAACCGGGGTAACTCTGGCGATCGCGTGCTGACCAAAATCCGGTTCTAGTTTTTCTTTGCCCCCAACCTTCTTAATCTTGAAGCTCGCTGGCATCAAAACTCGACCAGTATTCAAAAAACTTTTTGCCCTTTCTTGCTGATGCAGCTCTAATGTCACTTCCAGAAAATTTTTAACAATTTCCTTTCCTTTAACATGAACTTCTTTTTTCTCATCAAGTTTGACATCAAATTCGCCTTTAATGAGAAACAAAAGTGCTACAGGAACAAAATCACGTATAAAAACCTGGTCGTAATTAAGTTTATCCTTAGTGACTTTCTTGTTTTTATCAGTTATGTCATTATTACTTTCAGGATAATAAGCTGCTGGTGTCCCAACTATACGTCCTTTATAAGTTATGAGCGACTTAACAAGTATGGACAATGCTTCTGTCTCTAATGCTTCTTGCATGCGGTGCCCGACTCCTCAAATTCGGTGGAAAAACATATTAAACTAAATGCAGCTTGGCTGACATTATTCTCAAGAAAGAATCCTGCAACACCCTACTTATGATAGAACCCACAATCTAAGTCGTGTAGTATAGGTAAAATCTTTTTAAGGCGGTAAGCCTGCCTTCTAGACGCGATTGCCTGAAGTAATGCTTACGGCAAGTTAGCCCCCGCCTGCTTTGAGGTGAAAAAACAGGAAACTTTCTTATCTCCGAACGCGAGAGCGGATAGTTGATTTAATTTATAGAAGCATATAAGGGGCGCATTTTTGCAAACTTGATACCCGTACAGGATGTCAGTTGATTGGGATCGAGGTTTTAAATTAAATCGCGTTACCCCGATTACTCCCCATAAAGAAACTGTATTTTCAAGCAGAAATTTTAACAATGGCATCGGACACTATTGAACTTGATGGGAAGACCTTCGTACCTGCATCGCAGCTTATTATCCCAGAGTGGCCTTGTGTTCTGGGCGATCGCCCGCAACCAACTCTCACTGTAAAAGATAACGACCTGTTTTTAGTCACCGACACGCTAGGCAACATCTCTGGATGCTTAGGAGATGATATGAACGCCAGCATGGGGCTGTTCTGCTGCGATACGCGGTTCCTCAGTCGCCTGGAATTGCAAATTAACCAACGCTCGCCCGTCTTACTCAGCAGCACAGCCGATAAAGGCTTTGCTCTGTCGGTTCTGTGTACCAATCCCAGCACTGACGGAGGAGCGCGATTAGAGGGAGGGGATAAATTAGAGCCAGATACCCCAGCAGACGGAAAGGCAGAAACATCGTTACATCCCCTACGAGCCGATACTATCGGCATTGCGCGGGAGATTGTACTCAATGGAGCGCTATTTGAAGAATTAGAAGTCTCTAACTACAGTACAACTTCGATTCGCTTTCAACTCAGTCTTAGCTTTGATGCAGATTTTGTGGACTTATTTGTAGTCCGGGGGTACAGTCGAAAACACAAAGGCCAGCTCCTTTGCGCCGTACCCAATATTCAACCAGCAGAAGCACAAACGCAAGAGATCTCTTTAGCTTATCAGGGACTAGATGGGGCGGTGATGGAATCTCGCATCCATTTCTTACATCGTCAGCCTGACTATTTCCAGGGTTACACTGCTGTTTGGGAGATGGAGTTAGAGTCTCACGAAACCCAAAAGCTGGGTTATCGGCTCCATATGCTGACAAATAACCGTCCTGCTTCGGGCGTAAGTTCGCCTGTCACCCTCGCCCAAGCTCGTGCGGCTGAATTAATCGAGCAGCAAGATTGGCGTCAACACGTAACGCAAATTCGCTCCGACAAAAACACTTTTAATCGGGTGGTTGAGCGTGCAGAACAGGATGTTTATTTACTGCGACAGTCATTCGGCAAAGGTCACGTCCTGTCAGCGGGGGTTCCTTGGTTCTCTACGCTATTTGGGCGCGACTCGATAATTGCGGCATCGCAAACCTTGATGCTCGACTCGGCGATCGCTCGCGAAACTCTAATTATCTTAGCTGACTACCAAGGTAAGAAAGACGATGAGTGGCGCGACGAACAGCCAGGGAAAATTTTACACGAGCTGCGAATGGGTGAAATGGCTCGCTGTCAAGAAATTCCCCATACGCCTTATTACGGTACGGTAGATGCTACGCCGCTGTGGTTAATGCTCTACGCCGAATACTTTGCTTGGACAGCCGACGGCGAAACTCTGGAGTTACTATGGCCTAATGCTCTGGCGGCGATGGAGTGGATTGACCGCAATTGCAAGGAAACGGGTTATTTGAGCTACCAACGCCAATCAAAGCGGGGTTTGGCCAATCAAGGGTGGAAAGACTCTGGAGACTGTATTGTTAACAGTAAGGGTGAGATGGCTCAAGGAGCGATCGCTCTTGCGGAAGTTCAGGCTTATGTCTACTCTGCGAAAGTGCGTCTTGCAGAACTAGCCCGAATGAAGAAGCGGCTTGACTTAGCAGACAGGTGGCTAGACGAGGCGCGAGACCTGAAAATTCGCTTTAATCGCGATTTTTGGATGCAACACCAAGACTTCTGCGCCTTAGCCTTAGATGGCGATGGCAATCAGGTGGACAGTATTTCGTCTAACCCCGGCCACTGTCTGAATCTGGGTATATTTTTACCTGAAAAAGCTTATAGCGTGGCGGAACGTCTGCGGGCGCCGGATATGTTCAACGGCTGGGGAATTCGCACTCTGAGCAGTTTGTCACCTGCTTATAATCCTATGGGATATCACGTCGGGTCAGTCTGGCCTCACGATAATGCAATTATTGCGATGGGAATGCGATCGCTTGGTCTTATCGATCAATCTCTCGAACTCTTCCAAGCCTTGTTCGACATGACGCAAATGCAGCCCTATCACCGACCCCCGGAACTGTTTTGCGGTTACGACCGCACCCCCGACAACGCCCCCGTCAAGTATCCCGTCGCTTGCTCGCCTCAAGCTTGGGCAACTGGCAGTATATTTCAACTGCTGCACATGATAGTCAATTTAGTTCCTGACGCTCCTGGCAACTGCTTGCGGATTATCGATCCTGCCCTACCTCCAACAATTAACCGCCTATCGCTGCACAACTTGCGAGTCGGGCCAACTTTGCTCGACTTAGAGTTTGAGCGTTCCGGCAATACCACAGCTTGCCGCGTCGCCAAGAAACGCGGAAACCTGCGAGTGGTAATTGAAGCCTAATATACTTTTGAATTCTAAAGATGCGATGCATCGCATCTTAGTTTTGAACGTGGAATTTTTCTCGTTTCCTGGTTTCGCCTGAGAACGAGAAAAACTCCAAATTACTCTTCCCAAACATCTTTTTCGTTGTTGCCGGGAGAAGCTTTGTATAATGCGTCTAGCTGTTCGCGAGCATCTTCTACAGTCATGGAACGCATAACTAGAAGCGGCTCGTTGATATAGTTGCCAGCTTTATCGACGAGTTCCGGGTGCGCCGGAAACAGAGCTGAAGATGAGGAAGCTCTCAATGGGGACTGGCCGCGATCCGTAGGGCGACGGTGAGACTCTGTATTCAATGTCACCAAGTTGCGGATTAAATTCCCGACTGCCAGAACCGCCAGAATTGTAAAAGCAATAACGTATAGCAGGTGTAACATCGCATTTTCCTCCTAGCTAAAAACAGGTTAGTTGTATTTTTTATTTGTTAGGTCTAGTTGACTGTTCTGATCGGAACCGCATGGCAATTTGCCAGCACTCAGTCACAAGCTGATGCCAAGGCACTAGAGCCGCTGTTTCGATTCCGACTTGCCCGCCAGTTGCTTTGAATAGCATCATTGCCGTGCTGACTTCCTTTTGCGCCTGGTTAATCCGCGCTAGCAGGTCAGCTTGCTGCTTGGCTCCTAAGAAAGAAATTTCCTCATTTTCGAGAAGGGTGCGCGATCGCGCAAACCAATGCTGAAAATCTTCTAACAGCGGTTGCAATATCGTTTTCAGCAATTCTTGTTCGGGCAAGTTTGAATGAGCCATCAATTTAAAACAGATTACTATCGTATTTTTATCTTAACCCACTTTACATTTTGTAAGGTTTTTCAATATTTTCTTAATAAACTCCTACCATGCCTTGCTGACTGCCGACGGCCAGCACATAGCTGCGGGGAAAATCATCGCCGCTATGTATCATAGAGGCAGTGCCTGCGATTAATTGGAAGTTTCTTCATCGAATAGAACAGCAGCCGATGCCTCCTTTAGAAGCGATACAACCCTCACAACAGCCTGAAAAAATGTATCTGCCCCGCACCAGCGAATCTGAACCCTTAAAAAAAATCCGTCATACGGCATCCCACGTAATGGCTATGGCGGTGCAAAAACTATTTCCGAAGGCACAGGTAACTATCGGCCCTTGGATAGAAAATGGATTCTACTATGACTTTGACAATCCAGAGCCGTTTACCGAAAAAGATTTAAAGGCCATCTATAAAGAGATGGTTAAGATTATTAATCGTAAACTGCCCGTGATTAGAGAGGAAGTTAGCCGCGAAGAAGCCGAAAGCCGGATTAAAGCAATAAACGAGCCTTACAAGCTAGAGATATTAGAAGGCTTAGAAGCACCCATTACGATCTACCATTTGGGAGATATTTGGTGGGATTTGTGTGCTGGTCCTCACATAGAAAATACTGGAGAATTGAACCCCAAGGCGATAGAAATAGAAAGCGTTGCTGGTGCTTACTGGCGCGGAGACGAAACCAAAGCTCAACTACAGCGCATCTATGCCACCGCTTGGGAAACGCCTGAACAACTGGCTGAGTATAAGCGCCGCAAGGAAGAAGCCCTCAAGCGAGATCACCGCAAGCTAGGCAAAGAACTGGGATTGTTTATTTTTTCAGATCCAGTAGGGCCGGGATTGCCGCTGTGGACGCCAAAAGGAACGGTATTGCGTAGCATTCTGGAAGACTTCCTGAAGCAAGAACAGCTAAAGCGCGGATACCAGCAGGTAGTAACGCCCCACATCGGCAGAGTGGATTTATTCAAAATTTCTGGACACTGGCAGAAATACAAAGAAGATATGTTCCCGATGATGGCGGAAGATGAGGAAGCCGCATCGTTAGAACAAGGCTTTGCCCTCAAGCCGATGAACTGTCCCTTTCACATCCAAATCTACAAGAGCGAGTTGCGTTCTTATCGCGAACTGCCAATGCGCCTAGCAGAATTTGGCACAGTTTATCGTTACGAACAATCGGGACAATTAGGTGGTTTAACGCGGGTGCGTGGCTTTACTGTCGATGATTCTCATCTATTTGTAACGCCAGAACAACTAAACAGCGAATTCATCAACGTGGTGGATTTGATTTTGTCTGTCTTCAAGAGTCTGCAACTGAAGAACTTTAAGGCGAGGCTTAGTTTCCGCGATCCAGCTTCAGATAAATATATTGGCTCAGATGAAGCTTGGGAAAAGGCTCAAAGTGCTATTCGTCAAGCCGTCGAAACGTTGGGAATGGATCACTTTGAAGGCATTGGAGAAGCGGCATTTTATGGCCCTAAACTCGATTTTATCTTTAGCGATGTCTTAGATCGCGAATGGCAGTTGGGGACGGTTCAAGTAGATTACAATTTGCCAGAGCGGTTTGATTTAGAGTATGTGGCGGCAGATGGTTCGCGGCAACGTCCGGTGATGATTCACCGCGCTCCTTTTGGTTCTTTGGAAAGGCTAATTGGAATTTTAATTGAGGAGTATGCTGGTGATTTTCCCCTGTGGTTAGCGCCAGTACAAGCCAGATTGCTGCCAGTGGGCGATGAGTTTATACCATTTGCTAAAGAAGTGGTGGATAAAATGCGATCGCTCGGTATCCGCGCCGAAGTTGATATTAATGGCGAACACCTCAAGAAGCAAATTCGCAATGCAGAAAAAGACAAAATTCCAGTTATGGGAATAGTGGGAGCGAAGGAGGTTGAATCCAACACTCTCAGTCTTCGGCTTCGCACTTCTGGCAAGCCAACTGAAGAATTAGGAGCAATGCCAGTTGCAGAGGTGATTGAGAAAATGAAGGAAGCGATCGCTAATTACAGCAACTTCTAAATTATTTCAAGCGCAGATACACGCAAATAGTCTCATATTATTTGCGTGTATCTTTGTTTAAGTGCGCTTAAAAATCATCAGTTCCCAGCGGGAATGGTAATGGCGAGGATGAAAAGCGCGATCGCTACCAGAAAAACTTTTTAGCTACCAAACTCCTCCCTGGAGTTCTGGAATATATGCACTAGAGACGTTCTGGCGGAACATCTCTAATTTTTTGGTTGTTCGACGCAGTTGATCCCTGTGCTATTAACGAGCATTTTTGGGAACTCTAGGTGTAGAGCAACTGCAAAAGCAAAATCTGTTATGCAGAGCTGCACTTTAACCCAGGCTTCCGTTAAGAACTATATGTCAAACGAAATATTCCCATATGTAGCTTACAGGAAGTATATAAAATACAGGTGAAAGTGAGCGCTCGCTAGCAGCAGCCTAAAAGCTTAACAATGCAACACAATCCATCATCCACATCTTTAGTTTGCCTAGAGAATGCCATCGATCGTCGTCCTCTAACGGTATCGCCTGACACGCTGCTTACGGAAGCTATTACAATCATGGGCAAAGCTCAGAGTAGTTGCGTACTGCCTACTTTAAAGGTTCCGCTAGGCTCAGTTTTGATGAGCAAGGCTAGAACTAGCAGTGTTTTTGTCGTAGAAGGCACGCAATTATTGGGAGCTTTTACTGATACAGATGCAGCCTGGGCAATAGCTAAGGGGATGAATTTAGCTGATGTGAAGATTGCTTCTGTGATGAGAAAGCCTAGCATTACCATAGCGCTGAGTGAATCCGACGATGTAAATGTTTTAACTGCACTCTCCCTGCTGCGCCAGCATCAAATCCGTCACTTGCCTATTTTGGAAGGCGGACAACTCGTGGGTGTTGTCACATTTGAGAGTATTCGCCAAGCACTGCAACTAGATGAGCTACTAAAATCGCAGCCATTGTCGGAAGCGATCGCCTCCCCAGTTATTCACGCACCACTGACGACAGACGCACTATCGTTAGCTCAGCTGATGATGGAACATCATGTCAATTGTGTCGTGCTTACTAAAACCGACTCGGAGAAGGGCATTATCCCAGTAGGGATTGTCAGCGAACGGGATATCGTCCAGCTTTACAGCCTGAAGCTAGATTTACAAAAAACGCAGGCTCAAAACATAATGGTTGCACCATTGCTATGTTTGAGTCCTTCAGATTCAGTATTAGTTGCTCATTGGAAAATGCAGCAACAGTACGTGCAACGAGCCGTTGTATCTGAAAGTAGCGGGGAACTGTTAGGTATCGTTACGCCAACCAGCTTTCTGCAAACGTTTCCTCTAACAGAAATATCTAAAGCAGTAGAGCAATTGCAGCACTCTATCAACCAGTTTGCAGCAGAGAAAGCCTTATTGGGGCACAACAATAATACGAACCTGGAACGCCAAGGACACGAGAGCCACGCGGAACTGCTAGAGCAACTTGAGCGCAATCGCCTCCTAACCGCGATCGCCCTACGCATCCGCGAATCCCTCAATCTGGAGGCAATACTTAAGACTGCGGTCGCTGAAGTGCGACAATTTTTGCAAACTGACCGCGTAATCATCTACCGTTTCAATCCAGACTTAAGCGGGACTGTAGTTGTTGAATCTGTAGCTGAAGGTTGGCAACCTGCACTAGGAAGCACGGTAAAAGACAATTGCTTTGCAAAAGACTATGCTCAGTCGTACAAAGAAGGTCGCATTCAAGTCACTGAAGATATATATACGGCAGGTTTAACCCAATGTCACATTGATATATTGGTTCTGTTTGATATCAGAGCTAACTTAGTAGTTCCCATTCTGCAAAAAGAACATCTATGGGGGCTGCTGTGCGCCTATCATTGTTCGGGGCCAAGACGTTGGCGGGAATTTGAAGTTGATTTGCTCAAACAGTTGTCTACCCAGGTAGCGATCGCCATCCAGCAATCTACCCTCTTCGAGCAAGTACAAGCCGAACTAGCTGAACGCAAACGCGCCGAAGAACAGCTTAAGGCATCGCTTAAAGAGAAAGAGGTGCTTCTTAAGGAAATTCACCATCGTGTTAAAAACAATTTGCAAATTATTTCTAGCTTGTTGAAACTTCAATCTGCTTATATCAAAGAACCACAAGCCGTTGATATGTTTAAAGACAGCCAAAATCGCATCCGCTCTATGGCTCTCATTCATGAAAAATTATATCAATCAAAAGATTTATCTAAAATAGATTTTGCGGAATATATTCGCGATCTAACATTTAACTTGCTTCGCTCCTATAAAAGTAACTCTCAAATAATTAGCCTAAAAACAACTGTTAATGACATTTGGCTAAATATTGATACAGCAATTCCCTGTGGTTTGATTATTAACGAATTGGTTTCAAATTCTCTAAAACACGCTTTTACACCAACCAATCGAGAAAACCAAATATCTATAAATCTTAATTCCGATGGAGATAAAAATTTTCTGCTTATTATTAGCGACAACGGATGTGGTTTTCCACAAGAGCTAGATTTCCGAAATACCGAGTCATTGGGCTTAGAGCTAGTATGCACCCTAACAGAACAATTGGAAGGTACTATAGAACTTGATAGCAGCACGGGTACAAGTTTTAAAATTACATTTTCAGAAATAGGAAATTTAGGAAGGAATAATTAATACGGTATTTGCAAAAATTTTAGTAATTTAAGACGAAAAAAATGTAGCAAAAGATATAATTAATACATTGCATTTTCAAAAACAGGAAATTTAAGAAGGCATAAATAATATGGCATCTGCAAAGATTTTAGTAGTTGAAGACGAAAAAATTGTAGCCAAGGATATAATTAATACATTAAAGCGGTTAGGCTATTTTGTAACTGCTGCTGTATCTTCAGGAGAAGAAGCAATTATAAAAGCAGGCGAGGCGCAGCCAGATCTAATATTAATGGATATTAGATTAAAAGGTAAAATGGATGGCATAGAAGCTGCTGAAGAAATTAGAGCTAATTATAATATTCCCGTAATTTATTTAACTGCTAATGCTGATGAAAATACACTACAGCGAGCAGGGCTAACAGAGCCGTTTGGCTATATAGTTAAACCCTTTGAAGAAAGAGATTTACATACCACAATAGAAATCGCTCTTCGCAGACACCTCGCCGAAGCAGCAGTCCGCGTCGCTTTGGAGAAAGAAAAAGAACTAAGCGAAATGAAATCGCGCTTTTGGTTCATGGTAGCCCACGAATTCCGCAATCCGCTGACAGCTATCTTATCTGCTTCTCAATTACTCGAATCTTACAGTCACGAACTATCGGAATTAAAAAAACGCGAGTATTTTTATCTTATTGAAACATCTGTTCAATCTATGAACGAGCTGTTAAATGAAGTTTTAGCTTTTGGGAGAGCAGAACGCGGTAAATTAGAATTTAAGCCAGAAGCAATCGATTTAGTAATGTTTTGCCATAACTTGGTAGAAGAATTGCAATTTAGCAATACCCTAAAGCATCATATTATTTTAGATGTTCAAGGTGAATGTAAGGAAGCTTGTTTAGACGAAAAACTTTTACGGCATATTCTCGGAAACTTAATTGTAAATGCTATTAAATACTCGCCGCAAGGAGGGAATGTATACTTAGACCTATTGTGTGAGAACGAGCAAGCAATATTTAAAGTAAAAGACAACGGTATTGGGATTCCAGCAGACGATCAAGAAATTATGTTTGAATCATTTCATAGAGCTGCAAATGTTGGGGATATTCCTGGATATGGGCTAGGGCTAACTATGGTCAAAAAATGTTTGGAGCTACACGGCGGGCAGATTAGTTTTGACAGTACACTTGGAGTAGGTACAACATTTACAGTAAAGCTACCCTTGAATAGCTGCATACCCAGCTTTAGAAATGATGTGCGCTGATTTACAGCAGAATGTTAAAACAAGTATTTAGGGTTAAGCAAGTAGTGTAGGGTATTGATGGAAAGATAGAAAGTAAG is a genomic window containing:
- a CDS encoding amylo-alpha-1,6-glucosidase, whose product is MASDTIELDGKTFVPASQLIIPEWPCVLGDRPQPTLTVKDNDLFLVTDTLGNISGCLGDDMNASMGLFCCDTRFLSRLELQINQRSPVLLSSTADKGFALSVLCTNPSTDGGARLEGGDKLEPDTPADGKAETSLHPLRADTIGIAREIVLNGALFEELEVSNYSTTSIRFQLSLSFDADFVDLFVVRGYSRKHKGQLLCAVPNIQPAEAQTQEISLAYQGLDGAVMESRIHFLHRQPDYFQGYTAVWEMELESHETQKLGYRLHMLTNNRPASGVSSPVTLAQARAAELIEQQDWRQHVTQIRSDKNTFNRVVERAEQDVYLLRQSFGKGHVLSAGVPWFSTLFGRDSIIAASQTLMLDSAIARETLIILADYQGKKDDEWRDEQPGKILHELRMGEMARCQEIPHTPYYGTVDATPLWLMLYAEYFAWTADGETLELLWPNALAAMEWIDRNCKETGYLSYQRQSKRGLANQGWKDSGDCIVNSKGEMAQGAIALAEVQAYVYSAKVRLAELARMKKRLDLADRWLDEARDLKIRFNRDFWMQHQDFCALALDGDGNQVDSISSNPGHCLNLGIFLPEKAYSVAERLRAPDMFNGWGIRTLSSLSPAYNPMGYHVGSVWPHDNAIIAMGMRSLGLIDQSLELFQALFDMTQMQPYHRPPELFCGYDRTPDNAPVKYPVACSPQAWATGSIFQLLHMIVNLVPDAPGNCLRIIDPALPPTINRLSLHNLRVGPTLLDLEFERSGNTTACRVAKKRGNLRVVIEA
- a CDS encoding DUF2973 domain-containing protein — its product is MLHLLYVIAFTILAVLAVGNLIRNLVTLNTESHRRPTDRGQSPLRASSSSALFPAHPELVDKAGNYINEPLLVMRSMTVEDAREQLDALYKASPGNNEKDVWEE
- a CDS encoding DUF2605 domain-containing protein, encoding MAHSNLPEQELLKTILQPLLEDFQHWFARSRTLLENEEISFLGAKQQADLLARINQAQKEVSTAMMLFKATGGQVGIETAALVPWHQLVTECWQIAMRFRSEQSTRPNK
- the thrS gene encoding threonine--tRNA ligase; this translates as MPPLEAIQPSQQPEKMYLPRTSESEPLKKIRHTASHVMAMAVQKLFPKAQVTIGPWIENGFYYDFDNPEPFTEKDLKAIYKEMVKIINRKLPVIREEVSREEAESRIKAINEPYKLEILEGLEAPITIYHLGDIWWDLCAGPHIENTGELNPKAIEIESVAGAYWRGDETKAQLQRIYATAWETPEQLAEYKRRKEEALKRDHRKLGKELGLFIFSDPVGPGLPLWTPKGTVLRSILEDFLKQEQLKRGYQQVVTPHIGRVDLFKISGHWQKYKEDMFPMMAEDEEAASLEQGFALKPMNCPFHIQIYKSELRSYRELPMRLAEFGTVYRYEQSGQLGGLTRVRGFTVDDSHLFVTPEQLNSEFINVVDLILSVFKSLQLKNFKARLSFRDPASDKYIGSDEAWEKAQSAIRQAVETLGMDHFEGIGEAAFYGPKLDFIFSDVLDREWQLGTVQVDYNLPERFDLEYVAADGSRQRPVMIHRAPFGSLERLIGILIEEYAGDFPLWLAPVQARLLPVGDEFIPFAKEVVDKMRSLGIRAEVDINGEHLKKQIRNAEKDKIPVMGIVGAKEVESNTLSLRLRTSGKPTEELGAMPVAEVIEKMKEAIANYSNF
- a CDS encoding histidine kinase dimerization/phosphoacceptor domain -containing protein, translating into MQHNPSSTSLVCLENAIDRRPLTVSPDTLLTEAITIMGKAQSSCVLPTLKVPLGSVLMSKARTSSVFVVEGTQLLGAFTDTDAAWAIAKGMNLADVKIASVMRKPSITIALSESDDVNVLTALSLLRQHQIRHLPILEGGQLVGVVTFESIRQALQLDELLKSQPLSEAIASPVIHAPLTTDALSLAQLMMEHHVNCVVLTKTDSEKGIIPVGIVSERDIVQLYSLKLDLQKTQAQNIMVAPLLCLSPSDSVLVAHWKMQQQYVQRAVVSESSGELLGIVTPTSFLQTFPLTEISKAVEQLQHSINQFAAEKALLGHNNNTNLERQGHESHAELLEQLERNRLLTAIALRIRESLNLEAILKTAVAEVRQFLQTDRVIIYRFNPDLSGTVVVESVAEGWQPALGSTVKDNCFAKDYAQSYKEGRIQVTEDIYTAGLTQCHIDILVLFDIRANLVVPILQKEHLWGLLCAYHCSGPRRWREFEVDLLKQLSTQVAIAIQQSTLFEQVQAELAERKRAEEQLKASLKEKEVLLKEIHHRVKNNLQIISSLLKLQSAYIKEPQAVDMFKDSQNRIRSMALIHEKLYQSKDLSKIDFAEYIRDLTFNLLRSYKSNSQIISLKTTVNDIWLNIDTAIPCGLIINELVSNSLKHAFTPTNRENQISINLNSDGDKNFLLIISDNGCGFPQELDFRNTESLGLELVCTLTEQLEGTIELDSSTGTSFKITFSEIGNLGRNN
- a CDS encoding ATP-binding protein, coding for MASAKILVVEDEKIVAKDIINTLKRLGYFVTAAVSSGEEAIIKAGEAQPDLILMDIRLKGKMDGIEAAEEIRANYNIPVIYLTANADENTLQRAGLTEPFGYIVKPFEERDLHTTIEIALRRHLAEAAVRVALEKEKELSEMKSRFWFMVAHEFRNPLTAILSASQLLESYSHELSELKKREYFYLIETSVQSMNELLNEVLAFGRAERGKLEFKPEAIDLVMFCHNLVEELQFSNTLKHHIILDVQGECKEACLDEKLLRHILGNLIVNAIKYSPQGGNVYLDLLCENEQAIFKVKDNGIGIPADDQEIMFESFHRAANVGDIPGYGLGLTMVKKCLELHGGQISFDSTLGVGTTFTVKLPLNSCIPSFRNDVR